In a single window of the Flavobacterium sp. W4I14 genome:
- a CDS encoding RNA polymerase sigma-70 factor (ECF subfamily) (product_source=KO:K03088; cath_funfam=1.10.10.10,1.10.1740.10; cog=COG1595; ko=KO:K03088; pfam=PF04542,PF08281; superfamily=88659,88946; tigrfam=TIGR02985) → MYEELESNFFLIVKLNKAKAFGLVFDAYWNALYKQAYKKVHCNDLAQDLVQDVFVSLWDKIELLDAERSVLAYLFAILRNKILKLYEKDEVRLRYALSVTTSASPCDVHSQNTLLEKELKAIIDIEVARMPIRMKEIYMLKKEDDLSIKQIAEDLSLSEQTVKNQLQMAYQRLRTKIKNYDSSLALLALFIAKHL, encoded by the coding sequence ATGTACGAAGAATTAGAAAGTAATTTTTTTCTTATTGTAAAATTGAACAAAGCAAAGGCATTTGGCCTGGTGTTCGATGCTTATTGGAATGCGCTTTATAAACAGGCTTATAAAAAGGTCCACTGCAATGATCTTGCTCAAGATCTTGTGCAGGATGTATTTGTTAGTCTTTGGGATAAAATAGAGCTTTTAGATGCCGAGCGTAGTGTATTGGCTTATCTTTTTGCCATTCTCCGTAACAAAATCTTAAAACTTTACGAAAAAGATGAGGTTCGCTTAAGGTATGCCTTAAGTGTAACAACAAGTGCAAGCCCATGCGATGTACATTCCCAAAACACGCTCCTCGAGAAAGAGCTAAAAGCAATTATCGATATTGAAGTAGCCCGGATGCCAATCCGGATGAAAGAAATTTATATGCTTAAAAAAGAAGATGACCTCTCTATTAAGCAAATAGCTGAAGATTTGTCATTATCTGAACAAACGGTAAAAAACCAACTCCAAATGGCTTATCAACGTTTACGTACAAAGATTAAAAATTACGATTCTTCTTTGGCCTTACTGGCATTGTTTATTGCTAAACATTTATAA
- a CDS encoding transmembrane sensor (product_source=KO:K07165; cath_funfam=2.30.30.290; cog=COG3712; ko=KO:K07165; pfam=PF04773,PF16344; superfamily=51182; transmembrane_helix_parts=Inside_1_73,TMhelix_74_96,Outside_97_384) gives MNTDDIKYLIEKYNDQTATSDERMIVEQWYDRINGAELTKNQFNEEKVKKQIFQNITSRIDHNKVQQEPKKIKLFYTLFFKAAIMIMVLLAGVYVYLKQTERDLLVTSSESKKTKIIPGGNNAVLLLADGSQIILNKASDGQIADQPGVKVVKTKSGELIYRFAENTNPESIAINTVITPRGGQYHLVLVDGTEVWLNAGSSIKFPTAFTGSDRRVDITGEVYFEVAKNKAKPFIVSTNKSEITVLGTHFNINAYDDEEYQRTTLLEGSVEIKSGKQTTRLTPGQQAIIKEKTEGIKIEKIEDLEAIIAWKNGYFQFEKADLKSVMRLVSRWYDIKVSYSGSIPAKEYTGKIPRNVSVSKLIEMLAYTGIHCRVEDNRIIVNQK, from the coding sequence TTGAATACCGACGATATTAAATATTTAATAGAAAAGTATAATGATCAAACCGCTACATCAGATGAAAGAATGATAGTAGAGCAATGGTATGATCGTATAAATGGTGCAGAGTTGACTAAAAATCAATTCAATGAAGAAAAGGTCAAAAAGCAGATTTTCCAGAATATTACATCAAGAATTGATCATAATAAGGTTCAGCAAGAGCCGAAGAAAATTAAATTATTTTATACTTTATTTTTTAAAGCAGCCATTATGATCATGGTTTTGCTTGCGGGCGTCTATGTCTATTTAAAACAAACCGAGCGTGATCTTCTGGTTACATCTTCTGAATCAAAAAAGACTAAAATAATTCCAGGTGGAAATAATGCCGTACTGTTATTAGCCGATGGATCGCAGATTATTCTAAACAAAGCTTCGGATGGTCAAATCGCAGATCAGCCTGGCGTTAAAGTAGTTAAAACCAAGAGCGGAGAATTGATTTATCGTTTTGCAGAAAACACAAACCCTGAATCTATAGCTATTAATACCGTAATAACACCCCGTGGTGGCCAGTATCATCTGGTTTTGGTTGATGGAACAGAAGTATGGTTAAATGCGGGTTCTTCTATTAAATTTCCAACCGCTTTTACAGGTAGTGATCGAAGAGTAGATATAACTGGAGAGGTCTATTTTGAAGTGGCTAAAAATAAGGCCAAGCCTTTCATTGTAAGTACCAATAAGTCAGAAATAACGGTTTTGGGTACACACTTTAATATAAATGCCTATGACGATGAAGAATATCAGCGTACTACATTGCTGGAGGGTAGTGTTGAAATTAAAAGCGGTAAACAAACAACACGTTTAACTCCTGGGCAACAGGCAATTATTAAAGAGAAAACTGAAGGGATTAAAATCGAGAAAATAGAAGATCTTGAAGCAATAATCGCATGGAAAAACGGTTATTTTCAGTTCGAAAAGGCCGATCTCAAATCTGTAATGCGCCTGGTTTCTCGCTGGTATGATATCAAAGTTAGCTATAGCGGTTCTATACCAGCCAAAGAGTATACCGGAAAAATACCTCGAAACGTAAGTGTATCAAAACTGATTGAAATGCTCGCTTATACAGGTATCCATTGCAGAGTAGAAGACAACCGGATCATTGTAAACCAAAAATAA
- a CDS encoding AraC-like DNA-binding protein (product_source=COG2207; cath_funfam=1.10.10.60; cog=COG2207; pfam=PF12833; smart=SM00342; superfamily=46689): MIIKLSSYPKGNIIYKRTYPDNFESINDIDEAVVTLNENDVKYQIKEMWFRGVHIGIIEIHPNQEENFCFESSQHHIGFLYCLSGAVNYYYNHQQDNLLSLAKNEQDFNAGGVNSIKFNITEKTRCLYIQFTEDHFKQVTGGELGNDIKTGIQKSISPEIGLILQQIISPKHEGRVKRLFLETRIFELIIVYFKQKQEKQTRVLKKEDIEKILLAKQLVEHDLQRPNSLMELSRKAGINDYKLKRGFKELTGYTVFGYLYKIRMEKAYYFLSKEKKMVNEVAFLVGYKNAQHFITAFKKQYSILPGSLNKS, translated from the coding sequence ATGATAATTAAACTCTCCAGCTATCCTAAAGGAAATATCATTTATAAGCGTACTTATCCTGATAATTTTGAAAGCATAAACGACATCGATGAGGCTGTTGTAACATTAAATGAGAATGATGTAAAGTACCAAATAAAGGAAATGTGGTTTAGGGGGGTCCACATTGGCATTATTGAGATCCATCCGAATCAAGAAGAGAATTTTTGCTTTGAATCTTCTCAGCACCATATTGGCTTTTTATATTGTCTGAGCGGTGCGGTTAACTATTATTATAACCATCAGCAGGATAATTTATTATCATTAGCTAAAAACGAGCAGGATTTTAATGCAGGTGGCGTTAATTCGATCAAATTTAATATCACAGAGAAAACCAGATGCCTTTATATACAGTTCACCGAAGATCATTTTAAGCAGGTAACAGGAGGAGAACTTGGTAACGATATTAAAACCGGAATTCAAAAGTCAATCAGTCCGGAAATCGGGTTGATACTACAGCAGATTATTTCTCCTAAACACGAGGGCAGGGTAAAACGTCTGTTCCTTGAAACCAGGATCTTTGAGTTGATTATTGTTTATTTTAAACAAAAACAAGAGAAACAAACACGCGTTTTAAAAAAGGAGGATATAGAAAAGATTCTGTTGGCCAAACAATTGGTAGAGCATGATTTGCAAAGGCCTAATTCATTAATGGAACTTTCGCGTAAGGCCGGCATTAATGACTATAAACTAAAAAGGGGATTTAAAGAATTAACCGGTTATACAGTGTTTGGCTATTTATATAAAATCAGGATGGAAAAGGCCTATTATTTTCTATCCAAGGAAAAGAAAATGGTTAATGAAGTTGCCTTCCTTGTAGGTTATAAAAATGCACAACATTTTATCACCGCTTTTAAAAAACAGTACAGTATTTTACCGGGAAGTTTAAACAAAAGCTAG
- a CDS encoding DNA-binding LacI/PurR family transcriptional regulator (product_source=COG1609; cath_funfam=1.10.260.40,3.40.50.2300; cog=COG1609; pfam=PF00356,PF00532; smart=SM00354; superfamily=47413,53822) yields the protein MQSKPTTIKEIARILNISPSSVSRGLHDHPSIGAVTREKIKQLAKSLNYEPNNAAILFQKGKTYTIGVILPELSEHFFSIAISAIEDEAIKKNYTVIFAQSHDNYDQEVKLVEKMKNQRVDGLLVSISKDTSKFDHFEKLNSFNIPVVFFDRIPPFKNVHYVACSLESATIKAVNYLLKKGHRSIGMINGPSTLYASEERKDGYMQAITFNRLKFDPSLVVNCDLTEEGTIDAANQFLNHKRKPTAIVAFNDYVALFLIKYFKKLNVINDFDIVSYANLPIISYLDNSPVASVEQYPYLQGQKAANILLDLIHSPNSENQAYYNTIVESDLIVNEVKE from the coding sequence ATGCAGTCGAAACCAACAACCATCAAAGAAATAGCCAGAATCTTAAACATTTCTCCGTCTAGTGTTTCCAGGGGATTGCACGATCATCCAAGCATTGGAGCGGTAACCAGGGAGAAAATTAAGCAGTTGGCGAAGTCTCTAAACTATGAGCCTAATAATGCGGCAATTCTTTTTCAAAAAGGGAAAACATATACTATTGGCGTAATTTTGCCTGAACTATCAGAACACTTTTTTTCTATTGCTATTTCTGCAATTGAAGATGAAGCCATTAAGAAAAACTATACCGTTATTTTTGCGCAGTCGCACGATAATTATGACCAGGAAGTAAAGCTCGTTGAAAAAATGAAGAATCAGCGGGTAGATGGTTTATTGGTATCCATCAGTAAAGACACTTCAAAGTTTGATCATTTCGAGAAACTCAATTCATTCAATATACCTGTCGTATTTTTTGACCGGATACCTCCTTTTAAAAACGTGCATTATGTAGCGTGTAGCTTAGAAAGTGCAACAATTAAAGCGGTGAACTATCTTTTGAAAAAAGGGCATAGAAGTATTGGAATGATTAACGGGCCAAGTACCTTGTACGCAAGCGAGGAGCGTAAAGATGGCTATATGCAGGCGATTACCTTTAACCGCTTAAAATTTGATCCATCGTTAGTGGTGAACTGCGATTTAACAGAGGAAGGTACTATCGACGCTGCCAATCAATTTTTAAATCATAAGCGTAAACCTACAGCAATTGTGGCCTTTAACGATTATGTAGCACTTTTCCTGATTAAATATTTCAAAAAACTGAATGTAATTAATGATTTTGACATCGTGAGTTATGCAAATCTGCCTATTATCAGCTATTTGGATAATTCGCCGGTAGCTTCAGTTGAGCAATACCCCTATTTACAAGGACAAAAAGCAGCTAATATTCTGTTAGATCTTATTCATAGCCCTAATTCTGAGAACCAGGCTTACTACAACACCATTGTAGAGTCTGATTTGATTGTAAACGAGGTAAAAGAATAA